CCGATCACCGCCGTGGCGGCTTCCGCCCGGGTGCCGGCACCGGTCATCCGCTGCTCGAAGCGGTCCGCCTGCTCGTCGGCGAACCGGGAGAACGCCTGGCGCAGCAGGTCTTCCATGCCGAAGAAGTGATAGGTCATCGATCCCAGCGGTACCCCGGCCAGCGCCGCGACCTTGCGGTGCGAGGTCCCGGCCACGCCGTCCGCTGCGATCACTTCCAGGCAGGCCTGCACGATGCGGTCCCGACGGTCCGGGTCGACGCGCCGCGCACCGGTGGCCGGCTGGGCAGTCATCCGTTGACGGACCGGATGACCCGCGCCGGGCTGCCCATCGCCACCACGTCGGCGGGGATGTCCCGGGTGACGACCGATCCGGCCCCGATGACGCTGTTGTCGCCGATGGTGACGCCCGGGCAGACGATGACACCGCCGCCCAGCCAGACGTTGTCGCCGATCACGATCGGCAGGGCTGCTTCCAGGTGGGCGCGCCGCGGTGCCGGGTCGATCGGGTGCGTCGGGGTCAGCAGCTGCACCGACGGCCCGATCTGGCAGTGGGCGCCGATGGTGATGGTGGCGACGTC
This region of Nakamurella alba genomic DNA includes:
- a CDS encoding TetR/AcrR family transcriptional regulator, with product MTAQPATGARRVDPDRRDRIVQACLEVIAADGVAGTSHRKVAALAGVPLGSMTYHFFGMEDLLRQAFSRFADEQADRFEQRMTGAGTRAEAATAVIGMLNDPVGSDELVLTQELYTLAARQPVFRAITHAWMGRSRAALERHVDARTARLLDALIEGLTLHRALDTEPADPTVAADAVRRIISGEQEGR